A window of the Schlesneria paludicola DSM 18645 genome harbors these coding sequences:
- a CDS encoding 4'-phosphopantetheinyl transferase superfamily protein gives MTDWMPIEQPLPLLAGLVHIVRVSLDLSPDQVAALSRELLSDDERQKAARYRVDDPRRQFVACRSTLRRLIGEACQIPPRDLQFEYGAHGKPELSQVGWPENVPRIEFSVSHSGQLGLIALTIDSAVGVDIEQRNPRVKALKLADRFFAASESQELVKLPAERLLDGFYKGWTCKEAYIKATGQGLSLSLSSFRVSMDPDHPVALIHVDGQPDAARHWTVQSLAVGDGHSASIMVRQPNCRFQCWAWSSEQRPE, from the coding sequence GTGACGGATTGGATGCCGATTGAGCAACCGCTGCCCCTGTTGGCGGGGCTTGTTCATATCGTGCGCGTCTCACTCGATCTTTCGCCCGACCAGGTCGCTGCATTGAGCCGTGAACTGCTGTCCGATGACGAGCGTCAGAAGGCAGCGCGGTATCGTGTCGATGATCCGCGCCGGCAATTCGTCGCCTGCCGGAGTACTTTGCGACGACTCATCGGCGAAGCGTGTCAAATTCCGCCGCGGGATTTGCAATTCGAGTACGGCGCTCATGGCAAACCAGAACTTTCGCAGGTTGGGTGGCCGGAAAACGTTCCGAGAATCGAATTCAGTGTGTCGCATTCGGGGCAGCTTGGTCTCATCGCATTGACGATCGATTCGGCGGTCGGTGTGGATATTGAGCAACGCAATCCGCGCGTGAAAGCACTCAAGCTGGCGGATCGATTTTTTGCAGCGTCCGAATCCCAGGAACTGGTCAAGCTTCCTGCCGAGAGATTGCTGGATGGTTTCTACAAGGGATGGACTTGCAAAGAAGCCTATATCAAAGCGACTGGACAGGGATTGTCGCTCTCACTCAGCAGCTTTCGGGTGTCGATGGATCCGGATCATCCCGTTGCGCTGATTCATGTTGATGGTCAACCGGACGCGGCGCGGCACTGGACCGTTCAGTCGTTGGCGGTTGGGGATGGGCACTCAGCGAGCATCATGGTGCGTCAGCCGAATTGCCGGTTTCAATGCTGGGCTTGGTCCTCGGAGCAACGTCCTGAGTGA
- a CDS encoding type II and III secretion system protein family protein, which yields MWTHLRKSHQSGTALGLNVPNRRKWSGLFAALCLAAPASVVAQNQPTYAPPVIIQQMPGQAPSGQPIAGQPMPNAGSQQFIQQVQNTPQSARAIHRLIEDMPQAQEELEIIQQRSQLVITRSNIIKIAVADPAILDIVQYSPKQFALVGLGLGSTTLTMWFEDQPDPLIYTIKTIRDPNLDYQRKLDYGKLERRLAILFPNSKVYLIPMSRKIIVRGQARDANEAAHILMLVRGEIINQEGSLFGPQGGIIGGGLNPNGSYGIGMTGGYAGSGYGGVGIGGMNAYDLAASFIINELQVPGEFQIAMRVRVAEISRTAADNAGVNLNVLFNDARNSIGTAVGAATGNTFSGTFERGEIGVFLDWLCSNGTAKILAEPTATVLSGRNVRFLSGGEFAVPTIVGVGGAQGTTTSFRGFGTSLLATPTLIDRDNIRIGVIAEYSNVTNQNTVAGIPGMSTRRIETTVEMREGQTMALAGLLSHRTATTIQRIPVLGDIPHVGPLLFSAKTMTQEENELLILITPELVRPMDAQEVPPVPGFDVPKPSHHEFWKYNMTEGMPDSNYYQSAPFGSGTQGTSVDYQHFNPGPAGSMYSPVPTNPGPTPAQAPAGGQQYYPPNQPETTVPPVPPAPQSGARRSSGQRGARQASNQTIPTGNQDIKQTNYAGQQGLQQDNRNSRQNKKTIQQQNR from the coding sequence ATGTGGACTCACCTCAGGAAATCGCATCAGTCTGGCACCGCACTGGGACTCAACGTTCCCAACAGGCGCAAGTGGTCAGGACTGTTCGCTGCCCTTTGCCTCGCGGCGCCTGCGTCGGTCGTCGCACAGAATCAGCCAACTTACGCGCCTCCGGTCATCATCCAACAGATGCCAGGGCAGGCGCCGTCCGGACAGCCTATCGCCGGCCAGCCGATGCCCAATGCGGGGTCGCAGCAGTTCATTCAGCAGGTCCAGAACACTCCACAATCCGCCCGGGCCATCCATCGCTTGATCGAGGACATGCCACAGGCTCAGGAAGAGCTTGAGATCATCCAACAGCGCAGCCAGTTGGTCATCACGCGTTCAAATATCATCAAGATCGCCGTCGCCGATCCGGCAATCCTGGATATCGTTCAATACTCGCCCAAACAATTCGCATTGGTTGGACTGGGACTCGGTTCGACGACGTTGACGATGTGGTTCGAAGATCAGCCTGATCCTTTGATCTACACCATCAAGACGATTCGCGATCCGAACCTGGACTACCAGCGAAAGCTCGACTACGGCAAGCTGGAGCGACGACTGGCCATTCTGTTCCCGAACAGCAAGGTCTACCTGATTCCGATGTCTCGGAAGATCATCGTCCGCGGCCAGGCTCGCGATGCCAACGAGGCCGCTCACATTCTGATGCTCGTCCGTGGCGAAATCATCAATCAGGAAGGTTCGCTGTTTGGCCCACAAGGTGGCATCATCGGCGGTGGACTGAACCCCAACGGTTCGTACGGCATCGGAATGACGGGAGGCTATGCCGGCAGCGGTTATGGTGGAGTGGGAATCGGCGGCATGAATGCCTATGACCTGGCGGCATCGTTCATCATCAACGAACTGCAGGTCCCCGGAGAATTCCAGATCGCCATGCGTGTACGCGTCGCGGAAATCAGCCGGACCGCCGCGGACAATGCGGGCGTGAACCTCAATGTTCTATTCAACGATGCTCGCAACTCAATTGGCACCGCTGTGGGCGCTGCAACCGGCAATACCTTTAGTGGCACGTTTGAGCGAGGCGAAATCGGAGTCTTCCTGGATTGGCTCTGCTCAAACGGCACCGCAAAGATTTTGGCCGAACCGACTGCGACCGTCCTGAGTGGTCGAAATGTGCGATTCCTGTCGGGGGGCGAATTCGCCGTGCCGACGATCGTCGGTGTGGGTGGTGCTCAAGGAACCACGACATCATTCCGCGGTTTCGGAACTTCGCTGCTCGCGACGCCAACGCTGATTGATCGTGACAATATCCGAATCGGGGTCATTGCCGAGTACAGCAACGTCACCAACCAGAACACCGTGGCGGGCATCCCCGGGATGTCCACACGACGGATCGAAACAACGGTCGAAATGCGTGAAGGACAAACGATGGCATTGGCCGGGCTGTTGTCGCACCGAACTGCCACAACAATTCAGCGAATCCCGGTCTTGGGCGACATCCCCCACGTCGGTCCGCTGCTGTTCAGTGCCAAAACGATGACCCAGGAAGAAAACGAGCTGTTGATCCTGATTACGCCTGAACTCGTGCGACCAATGGACGCTCAGGAAGTTCCACCTGTACCTGGATTTGACGTCCCCAAACCGTCGCATCACGAATTCTGGAAGTACAACATGACGGAAGGAATGCCCGATTCGAACTACTATCAATCGGCTCCCTTTGGCAGCGGAACGCAAGGGACAAGTGTGGATTACCAGCACTTCAACCCAGGTCCAGCCGGTTCGATGTACTCGCCGGTTCCCACGAATCCAGGCCCCACACCAGCCCAGGCCCCTGCTGGTGGACAACAGTACTACCCTCCAAATCAACCCGAGACAACGGTCCCTCCCGTGCCACCAGCACCACAATCAGGAGCTCGCCGATCATCGGGACAACGAGGCGCACGACAAGCTTCGAACCAGACGATTCCAACGGGAAATCAGGATATCAAGCAAACGAACTACGCCGGGCAACAGGGATTGCAACAAGACAATCGCAACAGCCGTCAGAACAAAAAGACCATTCAGCAACAGAACCGCTAA
- a CDS encoding phosphoribosylformylglycinamidine synthase subunit PurQ — protein MAAPRVCVLRAPGTNCDLETAFAFNSCGGVADAVHLYRLIERPAMLDDYQILCIPGGFSYGDDIGAGVVFSSQLRSQLGDVVQQFLTADKLVLGICNGFQTLLKAGVLPYGADGWGKSDRSEADATLTWNHNGKYTARWVHLKVAGSNNVFLRDIDELDLPIAHAEGRLVTRSESIVDKWRSQRQIALQYAPWARGSDGASHPLNDRWDANPNGAVADIAGLSDPSGRVLGLMPHPERFLFATQHPHWTRLRLEGAGAGYKLFQNGVNYFE, from the coding sequence ATGGCTGCGCCTCGCGTCTGTGTGCTTCGTGCTCCTGGTACGAATTGTGATTTGGAAACCGCGTTTGCCTTCAATTCGTGTGGGGGGGTCGCGGATGCGGTGCACCTTTACCGGTTGATCGAGCGTCCGGCGATGCTCGACGATTACCAGATTCTGTGCATCCCCGGTGGATTCAGCTACGGCGATGATATCGGGGCGGGAGTCGTGTTTTCGAGCCAGTTGCGCAGTCAATTGGGGGACGTCGTTCAGCAATTCTTGACCGCAGATAAGTTAGTACTGGGAATCTGCAATGGATTTCAGACGCTGCTGAAGGCTGGCGTTCTGCCCTACGGCGCCGACGGCTGGGGTAAGTCGGATCGCAGTGAAGCGGACGCGACGCTGACTTGGAACCACAACGGCAAATACACCGCTCGTTGGGTGCACCTCAAAGTGGCCGGATCAAATAACGTGTTCTTGCGCGACATCGACGAACTGGATCTGCCAATTGCACACGCCGAGGGGCGATTGGTCACTCGGTCGGAATCGATCGTCGACAAATGGCGATCACAAAGGCAGATTGCCTTGCAGTACGCACCGTGGGCACGCGGCAGCGATGGTGCCTCGCATCCACTGAACGATCGTTGGGATGCGAATCCCAATGGCGCGGTTGCGGATATTGCGGGACTGAGCGATCCGAGCGGTCGGGTGCTGGGGCTTATGCCTCATCCCGAGCGATTTCTGTTTGCAACTCAGCATCCACACTGGACACGTTTGAGACTGGAAGGCGCTGGCGCCGGATATAAGCTGTTCCAGAACGGCGTCAATTACTTCGAGTGA
- a CDS encoding 6-phosphogluconolactonase, whose translation MDLLTTLSGSLMEGFFPAGWDLAKIDACVDSDPTTITVRQKSWHKNFQPVRCASLADFDMMLGHEIALTIKQARDAGQPAVMILPVGPMGMYRWAVYFLTEWNVSCDHVHGFNMDEWSDREGNTLPSTNTGSFQYAMEQAFYGPLGKLTVPKKQRNFATKKVLPTFAEKIGELRSKGGKLTTIFGIGRVCHIAFWEPHFAGEYASVNEWKQQTHRLGARLHPLTVEQNALTSFKSRTTHVPAFANTIGPGLFLGCDKIIGGADGVFGRGMQWQGLSLWMTLRHEPTPWIPSTFMPGQPGRLFFLQELAGPLQAECN comes from the coding sequence ATGGATTTGCTGACAACGTTGTCGGGCTCATTGATGGAAGGCTTTTTCCCGGCGGGATGGGACCTGGCGAAGATTGACGCCTGTGTCGATTCTGATCCGACAACGATTACGGTCCGACAGAAGAGCTGGCACAAGAACTTTCAGCCGGTTCGGTGTGCCAGTCTTGCCGACTTCGACATGATGCTGGGCCATGAAATTGCGCTGACCATCAAGCAGGCGCGCGATGCCGGACAGCCGGCGGTGATGATTCTGCCCGTGGGGCCGATGGGGATGTACCGTTGGGCCGTTTACTTTCTGACGGAATGGAATGTTTCGTGTGATCACGTCCACGGTTTCAATATGGATGAGTGGTCAGACCGCGAAGGGAATACGCTGCCTTCAACGAACACGGGTTCGTTCCAATACGCGATGGAGCAAGCCTTTTATGGGCCCCTCGGTAAGCTGACTGTCCCCAAGAAGCAGCGAAATTTCGCGACGAAAAAAGTGTTGCCCACATTTGCGGAAAAGATTGGCGAACTGCGTTCCAAGGGCGGCAAGCTGACAACGATTTTCGGGATCGGCCGCGTCTGCCACATTGCATTCTGGGAACCGCATTTTGCGGGTGAGTATGCGTCGGTGAATGAATGGAAGCAGCAAACGCATCGTTTGGGAGCGCGGCTGCATCCATTGACCGTCGAGCAAAACGCATTGACCAGCTTCAAAAGTCGCACGACGCATGTGCCGGCATTTGCGAACACCATTGGGCCGGGCCTGTTCCTGGGCTGCGACAAGATCATCGGTGGCGCAGATGGCGTATTTGGGCGAGGCATGCAGTGGCAAGGTTTGTCACTGTGGATGACATTGCGACATGAGCCGACGCCGTGGATTCCGTCGACGTTCATGCCGGGCCAGCCCGGGCGACTATTCTTCCTGCAGGAACTGGCGGGTCCGTTGCAGGCCGAATGCAATTGA